One window from the genome of Kluyveromyces marxianus DMKU3-1042 DNA, complete genome, chromosome 3 encodes:
- the dao1 gene encoding FAD-dependent oxidoreductase: MGKKVQPEVTIVGAGISGLYVSYCLTELYGIAGDNICVVGDYLPGDSSANGYTSPWAGGNFSCISPSDENTLWYDKFTYQNLGALSKALLAHFKGKDGEWLGLARRPSSEYWDYDPPKTKIDSLRSYLENFRVYSKDELAKIKPSPPAFGITFKTWNFNCPVFLVNLATFLKEKHNVSFVKAKLTHIAQAKSYTNDKCSGSNDKHIIINCSGLGAKHIGGVADHNMYPTRGQVVVAAAPHVAENCLRWGKDYATYIIPRPGPLHELVLGGFLQVDNWNAQDTSKEETDDILQRTTTLLPKIGKPESVAVLKVAAGLRPSRHGGPRVEREDFDDDGHLVVVHNYGASGYGYQSGLGLAFKAVSLALKGDRSSKL; encoded by the coding sequence ATGGGCAAGAAAGTTCAACCAGAGGTTACCATTGTAGGTGCCGGTATATCCGGATTATATGTCTCGTACTGTTTAACGGAATTGTATGGAATTGCGGGCGATAACATCTGTGTGGTGGGTGATTATCTACCTGGGGACTCTTCTGCAAATGGATACACTAGTCCATGGGCAGGTGGTAATTTCTCGTGCATCTCACCTTCGGATGAGAACACGTTGTGGTACGATAAGTTCACGTATCAAAACCTAGGTGCATTATCCAAAGCCCTGTTGGCGCACTTCAAGGGAAAGGATGGCGAGTGGTTGGGCCTGGCGCGTCGTCCTTCGTCTGAGTACTGGGACTACGACCctccaaaaacaaagatcGATTCGTTGCGCTCGTATTTGGAGAACTTTAGAGTCTATTCCAAAGATGAATTGGCCAAGATTAAGCCGTCTCCACCTGCTTTCGGGATCACGTTCAAGACCTGGAACTTCAACTGTCCCGTATTTCTAGTAAATTTGGCTACTTTCTTAAAGGAAAAGCACAACGTCTCCTTCGTCAAGGCAAAGTTGACCCATATTGCCCAAGCCAAGTCTTACACTAACGACAAATGCAGTGGTAGCAATGACAAGCACATCATAATCAATTGCAGTGGTCTTGGTGCCAAACACATTGGTGGGGTTGCTGACCATAACATGTATCCTACCAGAGGTCAAGTTGTAGTCGCTGCGGCTCCTCACGTCGCTGAAAACTGTTTAAGATGGGGCAAAGACTATGCCACTTACATTATCCCCAGACCGGGCCCACTGCACGAGCTAGTTCTTGGAGGATTCCTACAAGTGGACAATTGGAACGCCCAGGACACCTCCAAGGAGGAAACTGACGATATCTTGCAGAGAACTACTACACTACTGCCAAAGATCGGTAAGCCAGAATCGGTGGCTGTGTTGAAAGTTGCTGCCGGCCTACGTCCAAGCAGACACGGGGGGCCAAGGGTGGAGAGAGAAGATTTCGATGACGATGGTCATTTAGTCGTGGTCCACAACTACGGTGCATCCGGATACGGATACCAAAGTGGTTTAGGGTTAGCTTTCAAGGCCGTTTCTTTGGCCCTAAAGGGCGACCGATCCAGCAAATTGTGA
- the NIT3 gene encoding putative hydrolase, with amino-acid sequence MSAILKSKLKVALIQLAGSAPDKNANLTRAATFVAKAMKEQPDTKLVVLPECFNSPYAVDKFREYAEVITPEAPSVKALSEIARQWKIILVGGSIPELEPTSDKLYNTSIIFNEKGELIGTHRKAHLFDVDIPNGITFKESTTLSAGNKNTLIDEPSIGKFGVGICYDLRFPELAMVNARKGAFAMIYPSAFNTVTGPMHWHLLARSRSIDNEIYTLLCSPARNLNSSYHAYGHSLVVNPKGEVIAEAGEGEEIIYAELDPEFIKEVRQAIPVTFQRRFDIYGDVSKFEV; translated from the coding sequence ATGTCTGCAATCTTGAAATCTAAGTTGAAAGTTGCTTTAATCCAGTTGGCAGGTTCTGCCCCGGATAAGAATGCTAACCTAACTAGGGCTGCTACTTTCGTAGCAAAGGCCATGAAAGAGCAGCCTGACACGAAGCTTGTTGTATTGCCAGAGTGTTTTAACTCCCCATATGCAGTTGATAAGTTTAGAGAGTATGCCGAAGTGATAACTCCGGAGGCCCCATCTGTGAAGGCCTTGTCTGAGATTGCGCGTCAATGGAAGATCATCTTGGTTGGGGGTTCTATTCCGGAACTAGAACCCACTTCTGACAAATTATACAACACTtctatcattttcaatgaaaagGGTGAACTAATTGGTACGCATAGAAAGGCGCATCTATTCGACGTTGATATTCCAAATGGAATTACATTTAAGGAATCGACTACATTGTCCGCGGGAAATAAGAATACGTTAATCGATGAGCCAAGCATCGGTAAGTTTGGTGTTGGTATCTGCTACGATTTGAGATTCCCTGAACTAGCTATGGTCAATGCTAGAAAGGGTGCATTTGCTATGATTTACCCAAGTGCATTCAACACAGTTACAGGACCCATGCATTGGCACTTGTTAGCAAGATCTCGTAGTATTGACAACGAGATTTACACTCTTTTGTGCTCTCCAGCTAGGAACTTGAACTCAAGCTACCATGCTTATGGGCACAGTTTAGTTGTAAACCCAAAAGGTGAAGTCATTGCAGAAGCCGGAGAAGGTGAAGAAATCATTTATGCTGAGTTAGACCCCGAATTCATCAAAGAGGTCAGACAAGCAATTCCAGTCACATTCCAAAGGAGATTTGATATCTATGGAGATGTTAGCAAATTCGAAGTATGA